The nucleotide sequence AGGTAAACCATTTCTAATCAAGGGGAGGTCGTAACATGTTTCGGAAAATTAAGAAGGGGTTAATCGGTCTGGGATTGGTTTCCGTATTGATAATGCCGGTGGGTTGCACCCAGAAACTTTCCCAGCAGGATCGGGCCCTTATTCAGCAGGCCATAGAGGCCTCCAAGCAGGCCCAGGCGGCGGCGGAGGAGGCCAAGAAGGCCCAGGCCCAGGTGGAGGCGGAGCTGGCCCGTATCGAGGCTGCGGCGAAGCAGGCCGCTCTTGCGGCTCAGCGGGCGGACGCGGCGGCCACCCGGGCGGCGGAAGCGGCGGAAAAGGCCAACGCCGCTGCGGCCAAGATGGAAAGGATTTTCGAAAAGTCCCTGCGAAAGTAGGGCTGACAAGCGGGGTCCCTCAGCGCACCTCTCCCACCTCGCGGGGGACCCCGTCGGGTTTCCTGAGCACCTCTCGCACCCGGAAGAGATCGAGGGTTAGGTCGTATCCCGTCTCTCTTTCGAGACGCGCGGCCATTTTTACCACCTCGAGTACCGGATCCGGAAGCCGTTTCTCTATGTCGGGGAAGGCCTGAAGGTAAACGCGCCCCTCCCGAATACCGAGTTTCACCGGCTGGTAGAGGACTCGCACCGGAGTCCCCACCGGAACCAGGGGAAAGAGGGCCTTGATGTCTTCGGGATAGAGCCGGATGCAGCCGTGACTCACCCTCCGGCCGATACCCCAGGGACGGTTGGTCCCGTGGATGGCGTAGGCCCCCCGGGAAAGATACAGGGCGTAATCCCCCAGGGGGTTTTCCGGCCCCGGGGGCACCACCTCGGGCAGCGTGGGATCTTCCTTCCTTATGGATTCCGGCACATGCCAGTAAGGGTGTTCCTTCTTTCGATAAACCGTGTAGATGCCCTGGGTGGTGAGCCTTCCCTCTGTTCCTATTCCTATCGGGGCGGTGTAAACCACCCGGACCCCGCCTTCGGTCCGAAAGTAATAAAGACGCATCTCCGGAAGGTTTACCAGGATACCCGTGTGAGGACCCTCGGGGAGAACGAATTCCTTGGGGATGAGTACCCGATGTCCGGCCGGGGGTATCCAGGGATCCAGCCCGGGATTGGCCAGAACGATCTGGTTGTAGCCCAGGTCGTAGGCCCGGGCCACATCAAGCAGGGTCTCGTTTCCCGAAAGGGTGTGGTAAAGGATTTCCCCGAAAACGCTCTGTCCCTCCGGGATCACGAACCGGTCCAGGGCCAGGAGACGAGCCGGCAGACACAGCCCCAAGATTAGAAGTAGGCGGATCAAAAATTTCATGTTAGAGATTTTAAAACATGGAGACCTTTCGCAAACCCTCGAAAAACATTCTGGAGCTTATCGGCAACACCCCTCTGGTAAAGTTGCGCCGCATCCGGGTTAAACCCCGGGTGGAGATCTGGGTCAAGCTGGAAAGTTTCAATCCCGGAGGCTCGGTCAAGGACCGGATCGCCCTTTCCATGATCGAGGACGCCGAGGAGAGGGGGCTTCTCACCCCCGGAAAGATCGTGGCC is from Thermosulfurimonas sp. F29 and encodes:
- a CDS encoding L,D-transpeptidase family protein is translated as MKFLIRLLLILGLCLPARLLALDRFVIPEGQSVFGEILYHTLSGNETLLDVARAYDLGYNQIVLANPGLDPWIPPAGHRVLIPKEFVLPEGPHTGILVNLPEMRLYYFRTEGGVRVVYTAPIGIGTEGRLTTQGIYTVYRKKEHPYWHVPESIRKEDPTLPEVVPPGPENPLGDYALYLSRGAYAIHGTNRPWGIGRRVSHGCIRLYPEDIKALFPLVPVGTPVRVLYQPVKLGIREGRVYLQAFPDIEKRLPDPVLEVVKMAARLERETGYDLTLDLFRVREVLRKPDGVPREVGEVR